A genomic region of Synechococcus sp. NOUM97013 contains the following coding sequences:
- the glpX gene encoding class II fructose-bisphosphatase yields MDQTLIQEILEIVEQAAIASASLSGKGLKDEADALAVDAMRKRMNQIQMQGRIVIGEGERDEAPMLYIGEEVGTGTGPGVDFAVDPCEGTNLCAFNQRGSMAVLAASDRGGLFNAPDFYMKKLAAPPAAKGKVDIRKSATENIKILSECLGLPVDELNIVVMDRARHKDLIAEIRATGARIQPISDGDVQAAIACGFAGTGTHCLMGIGAAPEGVISAAAMRALGGHFQGQLVYDPAIAQTSEWADMTKEGNLERLSEMGISDPDKVYEAEELACGEHVCFAGSGITDGLLFNGVKFEKDCTRTSSLVISNLDNTCRFTNTVHIKDGAQSIALS; encoded by the coding sequence GTGGATCAGACCCTCATTCAGGAAATTCTCGAGATCGTCGAGCAGGCCGCCATCGCTTCCGCCTCGCTCTCCGGCAAAGGTCTGAAGGATGAAGCAGATGCATTGGCAGTCGATGCCATGCGCAAGCGCATGAACCAGATCCAGATGCAGGGGCGCATCGTGATTGGTGAGGGGGAACGTGATGAAGCCCCGATGCTTTACATCGGAGAAGAGGTCGGCACCGGAACTGGCCCTGGCGTGGATTTCGCTGTTGATCCCTGCGAAGGCACCAATCTTTGCGCCTTCAACCAGCGCGGCTCCATGGCTGTTCTCGCCGCTTCCGATCGTGGCGGTCTGTTCAACGCTCCGGACTTCTACATGAAGAAGCTGGCTGCTCCTCCGGCTGCCAAGGGCAAGGTGGACATCCGCAAATCGGCTACTGAAAACATCAAGATCCTCAGCGAGTGTCTGGGTCTCCCCGTCGACGAGCTGAACATCGTGGTGATGGATCGTGCCCGTCACAAGGATCTGATCGCTGAAATCCGTGCAACCGGAGCTCGCATTCAGCCCATCTCCGACGGCGACGTTCAGGCAGCCATCGCGTGTGGTTTCGCAGGCACCGGCACCCACTGCCTGATGGGCATTGGTGCAGCCCCTGAAGGTGTGATTTCCGCCGCTGCCATGCGCGCTCTGGGTGGTCACTTCCAGGGTCAACTGGTTTACGACCCTGCGATTGCTCAGACCTCTGAATGGGCTGACATGACCAAAGAGGGCAACCTGGAGCGTCTCTCTGAGATGGGCATCAGCGATCCCGACAAGGTCTATGAAGCAGAGGAGCTGGCCTGCGGCGAGCATGTTTGTTTCGCTGGCAGCGGCATCACGGATGGTCTGCTCTTCAACGGCGTTAAGTTCGAAAAGGACTGCACCCGCACAAGCAGCCTGGTGATCAGCAACCTGGACAACACTTGTCGATTCACCAACACCGTGCACATCAAAGACGGCGCCCAGAGCATCGCTCTGAGCTGA
- a CDS encoding EF-hand domain-containing protein → MSRSSWSAIGVIGIESLLLLSTAVLADPRPVQIYGQRMEAMFVRLDVNGDGRLESGEVQGQPYLERRLQRRDSRGFLLLEDLKPRSTHPSGARLQQRFHQADRNGDGRIDRHECQAMPWLSRNFTSFDLDGDGALTLAELWTVQRSLAPRP, encoded by the coding sequence TTGTCCCGGTCAAGCTGGAGCGCCATCGGCGTCATCGGAATCGAGAGCCTGTTGTTGTTATCGACCGCTGTTCTGGCGGATCCGCGGCCAGTGCAGATCTACGGGCAACGGATGGAAGCGATGTTCGTCCGGCTCGACGTCAACGGTGATGGGCGACTGGAATCCGGTGAAGTTCAGGGCCAGCCTTATCTCGAACGACGGCTGCAGCGTCGCGATTCACGCGGCTTTCTGTTGTTGGAAGATCTCAAACCCAGAAGCACCCATCCAAGCGGTGCACGCTTGCAACAACGTTTTCACCAGGCTGACCGCAATGGTGATGGGCGCATCGATCGCCATGAATGTCAGGCCATGCCCTGGCTGAGCAGAAACTTCACCAGTTTCGATCTCGATGGTGATGGGGCGCTCACACTGGCTGAGCTCTGGACCGTGCAGCGTTCTCTGGCGCCACGTCCGTAA
- a CDS encoding DUF3288 family protein, with protein MSENAEQTHPLYAADRDLVDALLGHQGDPGPEQLTVAARLVMRYGDFPGAEDIKADIQKVVSSWGLDAQALNLRCREIWASGWKPGQQLDGDLGSGADVADQDG; from the coding sequence ATGAGTGAAAACGCCGAACAGACCCATCCTCTCTATGCAGCGGATCGCGATCTTGTCGATGCTCTGCTGGGGCATCAGGGTGATCCTGGACCCGAGCAACTCACGGTCGCTGCTCGATTGGTGATGCGTTACGGCGACTTTCCTGGGGCTGAAGACATCAAAGCTGACATTCAGAAGGTGGTCTCCTCCTGGGGATTGGATGCGCAGGCTCTCAATCTCCGTTGCCGTGAGATCTGGGCCAGCGGATGGAAGCCTGGTCAACAGCTCGATGGTGACCTCGGTTCAGGTGCCGATGTGGCTGATCAGGACGGTTGA
- a CDS encoding DUF4335 domain-containing protein, with protein sequence MLKQSYRYDQTSTRLEVEGLPDLSAGQGDQAIGILSSWRLMIVGGTEVEGRREHLESLMRVVIPYVRLRLSGVVRSIGEEGDPVRIVADGIQHRLDLTSGQPDVPPLSIRLDDAELADLVRCLDALRLDTRVRLDWPAIQHEPLHRRDLVERIPLTKRLAAPLLGGVTFAALGLVALLLPVPQLEPSRQETAEPSSTEAPISDPSQEDAKR encoded by the coding sequence ATGCTGAAACAGTCCTACCGCTATGACCAAACCTCGACCCGCCTGGAGGTGGAGGGACTTCCTGACCTGTCTGCCGGTCAGGGTGATCAGGCCATCGGCATCCTGTCGTCTTGGCGGTTGATGATCGTCGGCGGAACAGAAGTCGAGGGTCGTCGCGAACATCTGGAGTCGCTGATGCGTGTGGTAATTCCTTACGTGCGTTTGCGGCTCTCAGGCGTCGTCCGGTCCATTGGAGAGGAGGGGGATCCCGTCAGAATCGTGGCGGATGGCATTCAGCATCGGTTGGATCTCACCAGCGGTCAGCCCGATGTTCCGCCCCTGTCCATTCGCCTGGATGATGCGGAACTCGCTGATCTGGTGCGCTGTCTTGATGCTCTACGACTGGACACCCGTGTCCGACTGGACTGGCCAGCGATTCAGCATGAACCACTGCATCGGCGCGATCTTGTCGAGCGCATCCCCCTGACCAAACGCCTGGCTGCTCCGCTTCTGGGTGGAGTGACGTTTGCGGCTCTTGGTCTTGTCGCATTGCTGCTCCCAGTTCCGCAGCTTGAGCCAAGTCGTCAGGAGACCGCAGAGCCATCGAGCACAGAGGCTCCGATCAGCGATCCTTCACAAGAGGACGCGAAGCGTTGA
- the rpe gene encoding ribulose-phosphate 3-epimerase yields MSTKPLVISPSILSADFSRLGEEVKAVDEAGADWIHVDVMDGRFVPNITIGPLIVDALRPVTQKPLDVHLMIVEPEKYVPDFAKAGADIISVQVEACPHLHRNLAQIKDLGKMAGAVLNPGTPLDTLEYCLELCDLVLIMSVNPGFGGQSFIENQVQKIRDLRRMCDERGLDPWIEVDGGIKGGNAWKVIEAGANAIVSGSGVFNQSDYAAAIQGIRDSKCPEPALV; encoded by the coding sequence ATGAGCACCAAGCCCCTGGTGATCTCGCCTTCGATCCTGTCGGCTGACTTCTCACGCCTCGGAGAAGAAGTGAAAGCCGTGGACGAAGCCGGTGCAGATTGGATCCATGTGGACGTGATGGACGGCCGCTTTGTTCCAAACATCACCATTGGACCGCTGATTGTTGATGCGCTGCGTCCGGTGACCCAGAAGCCTCTGGACGTTCACCTGATGATCGTTGAGCCGGAGAAGTACGTCCCTGATTTCGCCAAAGCCGGCGCCGACATCATTTCTGTTCAGGTTGAGGCCTGCCCTCATCTGCACCGCAACCTGGCCCAGATCAAGGATCTCGGCAAAATGGCTGGTGCAGTACTGAATCCCGGCACGCCTCTGGACACCCTCGAGTACTGCCTTGAGCTGTGCGATCTGGTGCTGATCATGAGCGTCAACCCAGGCTTCGGCGGGCAGAGCTTCATTGAGAACCAGGTTCAGAAGATTCGTGATCTGCGCCGCATGTGCGACGAGCGTGGTCTCGATCCCTGGATTGAAGTGGATGGCGGCATCAAAGGCGGCAATGCCTGGAAGGTGATCGAAGCTGGCGCCAACGCGATTGTGAGCGGTTCCGGCGTGTTCAACCAATCCGATTACGCAGCCGCAATCCAGGGCATTCGTGACAGCAAGTGCCCGGAGCCTGCACTGGTCTGA
- a CDS encoding ATP-binding protein: MPSLPWQKRLRALIIWGGLAVGSSAFCLVMLQALFGRQLEQLQTIQLGRELALNVRLTELALERYPPHLVAELTGLDLEVAVRPKPASLPPSAAFKRQADALQQQLCQRLSHCPMVLPDRAARGERRVWIELISPLEPIWLRVDVPSMMRWPPEPTLLGLSLVGAGVICGGLFLLIEVEAPLRGLEKALSRVGEGEDPDAVPARGAPEVQRLTQRFNAMVQRLAQNRRERATMLAGIAHDLRAPITRLQFRLSMPQLSADERERCAGDLQSLERITGQFLLFAGGGDSETSVEVPLDQLLAEVASSHPADQLQLQLASIGLSVKPVALGRAVANLIDNAFSYGASPVILKLHAIEDRCCIDVWDQGEGMPVQQWTEALQPFHRLDSSRGQQGHCGLGLAIVAHVARLHGGQLECLYPEPGGTTPGTFAIRLSLPLPMRQSEIGSSQI, encoded by the coding sequence ATGCCATCTCTCCCCTGGCAGAAGCGCCTGCGTGCGCTGATTATCTGGGGTGGACTGGCAGTTGGCAGTTCAGCGTTCTGTCTGGTGATGCTGCAAGCCCTGTTTGGCCGGCAGCTGGAGCAATTGCAGACCATTCAGCTCGGCAGAGAACTGGCGTTGAACGTGCGCCTCACCGAACTGGCCTTGGAGCGCTACCCACCCCATTTGGTGGCCGAGCTGACAGGGCTTGATCTCGAGGTAGCGGTGCGACCGAAGCCTGCTTCACTGCCTCCATCGGCAGCTTTCAAACGTCAGGCGGATGCCCTGCAGCAACAGCTTTGTCAGCGGTTGTCGCATTGTCCGATGGTGCTACCGGATCGGGCGGCCAGGGGCGAAAGGCGGGTGTGGATCGAATTGATTTCCCCGCTGGAGCCGATTTGGTTGCGGGTGGATGTGCCGTCGATGATGCGTTGGCCGCCTGAACCGACACTGCTCGGACTGTCGCTGGTGGGCGCCGGGGTGATCTGCGGTGGCCTGTTCCTGCTCATCGAGGTGGAAGCGCCCCTGCGTGGTTTGGAAAAGGCACTGTCCAGAGTTGGTGAGGGCGAGGATCCTGATGCCGTACCTGCTCGCGGAGCTCCCGAAGTCCAGCGCCTCACCCAACGCTTCAATGCCATGGTGCAGAGGCTGGCGCAGAACCGCCGTGAGCGAGCCACGATGCTGGCCGGGATCGCCCACGATCTCCGCGCACCGATCACCAGGCTTCAGTTCCGGCTTTCCATGCCACAACTCTCAGCGGACGAACGCGAACGCTGCGCTGGTGACCTGCAATCGCTGGAGAGAATCACGGGTCAGTTTCTGCTGTTTGCCGGGGGAGGTGACAGCGAGACCTCCGTGGAGGTTCCCCTGGATCAGCTGCTGGCTGAAGTGGCCAGCAGCCATCCGGCGGATCAGTTGCAGTTGCAGTTGGCCTCGATTGGTCTCTCGGTGAAACCCGTTGCCCTCGGCCGCGCAGTCGCCAACTTGATTGACAACGCCTTCTCCTACGGCGCATCTCCGGTGATCCTCAAGTTGCATGCGATCGAGGATCGCTGCTGCATCGACGTCTGGGATCAGGGGGAAGGAATGCCGGTTCAGCAATGGACTGAGGCCCTGCAACCGTTTCATCGCTTGGATTCTTCCCGCGGCCAGCAAGGTCATTGCGGCCTTGGACTGGCGATCGTTGCCCACGTCGCCCGTTTGCATGGCGGCCAACTGGAGTGTTTGTACCCGGAACCTGGCGGTACGACTCCAGGCACATTTGCCATCCGCCTCAGCTTGCCTTTGCCGATGCGCCAGTCCGAGATCGGGTCGTCGCAAATCTGA
- the ppk2 gene encoding polyphosphate kinase 2 yields MGQKHKAKDKKHGKSSKESAVAKVPDHVLDSLGGSERDIDHPAELLDDLMEGGQPKPERLNKKLYESELVRLQTDLVKMQYWIRDTGYRMIVLFEGRDAAGKGGTIKRLTEPLNPRGCRVVALGTPTERQKSQWYFQRYVEHFPAAGEIVVFDRSWYNRAGVERVMGFCTPEQVEQFLEDAPKFERMLVRSGILLLKYWFSVSDTEQEVRFQSRIDDPTRRWKLSPMDLEARNRWVDFSRAKDEMFNRTNIPEAPWFTVEADDKRRARLNCLRHVLAKVPWEDMTPPAIELPPRPKKGDYTRPPINEQFFVPNAYPY; encoded by the coding sequence ATGGGGCAGAAGCACAAAGCCAAGGACAAGAAACACGGCAAATCCAGCAAGGAATCGGCTGTAGCGAAGGTTCCCGATCACGTTCTGGACAGCCTGGGTGGCAGTGAACGCGATATCGACCACCCTGCTGAGCTGTTGGATGACTTGATGGAAGGTGGTCAACCAAAACCCGAGCGGTTGAACAAGAAGCTCTACGAGTCGGAACTCGTTCGTCTTCAGACGGATCTGGTGAAGATGCAGTACTGGATCCGGGACACGGGTTACCGGATGATCGTGTTGTTTGAAGGGCGTGATGCCGCCGGAAAAGGGGGCACGATCAAACGGCTGACGGAACCACTCAATCCACGGGGTTGCCGCGTTGTTGCCCTCGGAACGCCGACGGAACGCCAGAAAAGTCAGTGGTATTTCCAGCGTTATGTGGAACATTTCCCTGCAGCAGGGGAGATCGTTGTCTTTGATCGCAGTTGGTACAACCGTGCCGGCGTGGAACGGGTGATGGGGTTCTGTACCCCGGAACAAGTCGAGCAGTTTCTGGAGGATGCGCCCAAGTTTGAACGCATGCTGGTCCGAAGCGGCATTCTGCTGTTGAAGTATTGGTTCTCGGTCAGTGACACCGAGCAGGAAGTTCGCTTCCAATCCCGGATCGACGATCCCACCCGTCGTTGGAAACTGAGCCCCATGGACCTTGAAGCGCGCAATCGCTGGGTGGATTTTTCAAGGGCGAAGGACGAGATGTTCAACCGCACCAACATTCCTGAAGCTCCCTGGTTCACTGTTGAAGCGGATGACAAACGACGAGCACGTCTTAACTGTCTTCGGCATGTGCTCGCCAAAGTGCCTTGGGAAGATATGACCCCACCTGCGATTGAACTGCCCCCACGCCCGAAGAAAGGTGATTACACCAGGCCACCCATTAATGAGCAGTTTTTCGTGCCCAATGCGTATCCTTATTGA
- a CDS encoding response regulator, with amino-acid sequence MIWVVDDDPDLRQMVGTYLIDQGYDVRSLSDVKQLEARLEFQRPDLIVLDLMMPGDDGLTALRRLRDAGDDLPVVMLTARGDGVDRIIGLEQGADDYLAKPFLPRELSARIEAVLRRRSALPAGTPLAEGGDVVFGENVLDLAARTLIREGQPVVITSGEFSLLAAFVQHPHRPLSRERLIELARGPGCDTDSRSMDVQVSRVRKLVEPDPTRPRYLQTVWGYGYVFVPDGQPRSR; translated from the coding sequence ATGATCTGGGTCGTGGACGATGATCCCGATCTGCGCCAGATGGTCGGCACGTATTTAATTGATCAGGGGTATGACGTTCGCAGTCTCAGTGATGTGAAGCAGCTGGAGGCGCGCCTCGAGTTTCAGCGTCCTGATCTGATTGTGCTCGATCTGATGATGCCGGGAGATGACGGGCTCACCGCGCTGCGTCGTCTGCGGGATGCGGGGGATGATCTTCCCGTCGTGATGCTCACGGCCCGTGGTGATGGAGTGGATCGCATCATTGGTTTGGAACAGGGAGCGGATGATTACCTGGCTAAGCCCTTCCTTCCCCGTGAGCTGTCGGCCCGCATTGAAGCGGTGCTGAGGCGTCGCAGTGCGCTCCCCGCTGGGACGCCGTTGGCCGAGGGTGGTGATGTGGTGTTCGGTGAGAATGTGCTCGACCTTGCTGCACGGACGTTGATCCGCGAGGGACAGCCTGTGGTGATCACCAGCGGCGAATTCAGCTTGTTGGCCGCTTTTGTTCAACATCCGCATCGTCCGCTGTCCCGCGAACGGCTGATTGAGTTGGCCAGGGGGCCTGGCTGTGACACCGATAGCCGCAGCATGGACGTACAGGTGTCGCGGGTTCGCAAATTGGTGGAGCCTGACCCGACGCGGCCGCGCTATCTGCAGACAGTGTGGGGTTACGGGTATGTCTTTGTGCCTGATGGTCAACCGCGATCCCGCTGA
- a CDS encoding glutamyl-tRNA reductase: MHIAVVGLSHRTAPVEVREKLSIPEQTMEESLHNLRGHDQVLEASILSTCNRLEIYTLVRNPELGISAVREFLSGHSGLETGDLKPHLFAYHHEDAVAHLLRVAAGLDSLVLGEGQILSQVKKMMRLGQEHKSLGPILNRLLTQAVSTGKRVRSETNLGTGAVSISSAAVELAQLKLGQSRGVDDLVTLEDEQVAVVGAGRMSRLLLQHLKAKGASGVVVLNRTVSRAEALAADFPDLPVQCRPLEDLDHCLSTCSLVFTSTAADDPIIDAARLQRLNRRSSLRLIDIGVPRNIAADVEGITGVESFDVDDLKEVVERNQEARQQVAREAQGLLDQESRLFLEWWDSLEAVPTINRLRSSLESIRAEELQKALSRMGPDFSARERKVVEALSKGIINKVLHTPVTALRAPQQRSERQNSLLVVERLFDLAQDDDQDR; this comes from the coding sequence ATGCATATCGCCGTTGTCGGCCTCAGTCATCGAACGGCACCGGTCGAAGTGCGCGAGAAGCTCAGCATTCCTGAGCAGACCATGGAGGAATCCCTGCATAATTTGCGGGGGCATGACCAGGTGCTGGAGGCATCAATCCTCAGCACCTGCAACCGACTTGAGATTTACACCCTTGTTCGCAACCCCGAACTCGGCATTTCAGCGGTCAGAGAGTTCTTGAGTGGCCATTCCGGTTTGGAGACCGGAGATCTCAAACCTCATCTGTTCGCTTACCACCATGAAGACGCGGTCGCTCACCTGCTCAGGGTGGCTGCCGGTCTTGACAGCCTTGTTCTTGGCGAGGGGCAGATCCTTTCCCAGGTCAAGAAAATGATGCGCTTGGGTCAGGAGCACAAGTCGCTCGGGCCCATCCTCAATCGCCTGCTGACGCAGGCGGTCAGCACCGGCAAGCGCGTTCGCAGTGAAACCAACCTCGGTACCGGTGCGGTGTCGATCAGTTCAGCGGCCGTTGAGCTGGCCCAGCTGAAACTCGGTCAGAGCCGAGGTGTTGATGATCTCGTCACCCTCGAAGATGAGCAGGTGGCAGTGGTCGGTGCAGGCCGGATGAGTCGCCTGCTCCTGCAACACCTGAAGGCCAAAGGCGCGTCAGGTGTTGTGGTTCTGAACCGAACCGTGTCTCGCGCTGAAGCCCTTGCAGCGGATTTCCCCGATCTCCCTGTGCAGTGTCGTCCTCTTGAGGATTTGGATCACTGTCTGAGCACCTGTTCGCTGGTCTTCACCAGCACGGCTGCTGATGACCCGATCATCGACGCTGCCCGCCTGCAACGTCTGAACCGCCGCAGTTCCCTGCGTCTGATTGATATTGGCGTTCCCCGCAACATCGCCGCGGATGTGGAGGGAATCACCGGTGTCGAGTCCTTCGACGTTGACGACCTCAAGGAGGTTGTCGAGCGCAACCAGGAAGCTCGTCAGCAGGTCGCGCGTGAAGCACAAGGGCTTTTGGATCAGGAAAGCCGGTTGTTCCTTGAATGGTGGGACAGCCTCGAAGCGGTACCCACCATCAACAGGCTGCGCTCGTCACTGGAGTCGATCCGCGCTGAAGAGTTGCAGAAGGCGCTGAGTCGCATGGGCCCCGATTTCTCGGCTCGTGAGCGCAAGGTTGTTGAAGCCCTGAGCAAAGGAATCATCAACAAAGTTCTGCACACCCCGGTAACGGCGTTGCGTGCGCCTCAGCAACGCAGTGAACGTCAGAATTCGCTGTTGGTTGTGGAGCGCCTTTTCGATCTCGCACAGGACGATGATCAAGATCGCTGA